The DNA segment AACGTGGTCGAAAATCCGAAACCGACTTCATCCGCCGCTGCCCCCAGAATCCGGGCGCCGCAAGATCGGATGGTATCGAGCGCCGCGAAGGCCTCGCGGTCGATGGCGCTTTTTTCCAGATATTGGGTTAATTCATAATAGTCATACATGGCCTTCTTGACCGGTCGGCACAGAGGGCCGGTCGAGGCGGAATTGAAATAAGTAATTTTGCGTTCTTTTTCCGTCACCGGGAAGAGCCGGCGGGCGGCCTTGAATCGGGCTGCCAATTTTTTCTCCATCACAGAGGCTCCTTCATAGCGAGTAAAGATATCCGATAATCACCAGAACTCCCGAAACTTTAATGGTCAACCCCAGAAGTTGGAACAATACATATACGACCGGAATTCTGATACGGAAAAGAAGTAATATCGACAATGGAAGCATGCCAAACATAACAAGAAAAAGCGCCACCGCGATACCACCCCTTACTCCCGAAAACGGGATAATAATATAAAACCAGCCGTAGACGACCGCCGGGAGTAGGACCAGAAAGACAAATTCGATAATAAACGATGATACAAAGAGACCGATAGTTTTCGGTTCAATCAGTTCCCGGGGAAAACGGCCGAAAAGCGGGGCTTTCGATTCCAGCCAG comes from the Candidatus Zixiibacteriota bacterium genome and includes:
- a CDS encoding membrane hypothetical protein (Evidence 5 : Unknown function) translates to MIVSFELLGYCLLLGAIYLILVDLFWGWLESKAPLFGRFPRELIEPKTIGLFVSSFIIEFVFLVLLPAVVYGWFYIIIPFSGVRGGIAVALFLVMFGMLPLSILLLFRIRIPVVYVLFQLLGLTIKVSGVLVIIGYLYSL